Proteins found in one Seonamhaeicola sp. S2-3 genomic segment:
- a CDS encoding tryptophan 2,3-dioxygenase family protein, translating into MGLESNITNQLKEKYKAIDQDLEDHLEGLLHSKPITYWDYIQTDALLNLQITRTDFPDEMVFIMYHQITELLFKMILTEIQQVAESEQIKETVFTDKIMRISRYFDVLTSSFSIMKDGMSIEQYNKFRQTLIPASGFQSAQYRKIEFASTELINLIDKRFRDTIDRNSSYENAFEHLYWQAAGKDYKTGKKTYTLTVFEERYKEEFIRFTKFYYKNNLWSKFKSLPKKAQQNKALVKAMRHYDYTVNIKWVMAHYATANHYLNIGGKTAEATGGSEWVKYMHPKYQKRIFFPELWTKKEIEDWGANI; encoded by the coding sequence ATGGGTTTAGAATCAAATATTACCAACCAACTTAAAGAAAAATACAAGGCAATAGACCAAGATTTAGAAGATCATTTAGAAGGACTACTGCATAGTAAACCCATTACTTATTGGGATTATATTCAAACCGATGCGTTATTAAATCTTCAAATCACAAGAACAGACTTCCCAGATGAAATGGTTTTTATCATGTATCATCAAATCACTGAATTGCTATTTAAAATGATACTTACAGAGATACAGCAAGTAGCAGAAAGTGAACAAATAAAAGAAACTGTTTTTACAGATAAAATAATGCGAATAAGTAGGTACTTTGATGTGCTTACATCATCTTTCAGTATTATGAAAGACGGGATGAGTATAGAACAGTACAACAAATTTAGACAAACCCTTATACCTGCAAGTGGTTTTCAAAGTGCCCAATACAGAAAAATTGAATTTGCTTCAACAGAATTAATAAATCTTATAGATAAACGATTTAGAGATACTATTGATAGAAATTCGTCTTACGAAAACGCCTTTGAACATTTGTATTGGCAAGCTGCAGGAAAAGATTACAAAACTGGAAAAAAAACATATACTTTAACAGTTTTTGAAGAACGATATAAAGAAGAGTTTATTAGATTTACCAAATTTTATTACAAAAACAATCTTTGGTCTAAATTTAAAAGTTTACCCAAAAAAGCACAGCAAAATAAAGCACTAGTAAAAGCCATGCGCCATTACGATTATACGGTTAATATTAAGTGGGTTATGGCACACTATGCAACAGCTAACCATTACTTAAATATAGGCGGTAAAACGGCTGAGGCAACTGGTGGTAGTGAATGGGTAAAATACATGCATCCAAAGTATCAAAAAAGAATATTTTTTCCAGAATTATGGACGAAAAAAGAAATAGAAGATTGGGGAGCAAATATTTAG
- a CDS encoding peptidoglycan DD-metalloendopeptidase family protein: protein MDEKRNRRLGSKYLVLLVLALLFFSNCKEEKKEVIEEEVAVVEEPKHVYEFGFKLNDYVVKRDTIKRGDTFGVILERNNIGYPKIFQIAEKAKDTFDIRKLQVGKPYTILCSKDSLELPQSFIYQPNKEEYVVINFKDSISVYKSRKPIKYVEKTVTGVITSSISETLDEKGVSPVLTNKLADDIYAWTIDFRRLQKGDRFKVIYTDKYIDDTIYGGIHDVKAAYFEHNKEPFYAFQFETDSVKGIIDYFNEEAKNLRRAFLKAPVKFSRISSRYNLRRRIAVYGYKLRPHKGTDFAAPIGTPIMATANGTVTKSEYRGGNGNYVKIRHNATYETQYLHMKKRNVKVGDFVKQGDVIGWVGMTGNTGGPHVCYRFWVNGRQVDPFKQKLPEAKPISDSLKVKYLDYIKPIKYKLDNIYFEPEIIEEEQQVQTLIKQSNS from the coding sequence ATGGACGAAAAAAGAAATAGAAGATTGGGGAGCAAATATTTAGTACTGTTAGTTCTTGCATTACTTTTTTTTAGTAATTGTAAAGAAGAAAAAAAAGAGGTAATTGAAGAAGAAGTAGCAGTAGTTGAAGAGCCAAAACATGTGTATGAATTTGGATTCAAATTAAACGACTACGTAGTTAAAAGAGACACCATTAAAAGAGGTGATACTTTTGGAGTTATTTTAGAACGAAATAATATAGGCTATCCTAAAATTTTCCAAATAGCAGAAAAAGCCAAAGATACTTTTGATATTAGGAAACTTCAGGTAGGTAAACCTTACACCATTTTATGTTCTAAAGATTCTTTAGAGTTACCACAATCATTTATATATCAGCCTAATAAAGAGGAGTATGTTGTTATTAATTTTAAAGACTCTATTAGTGTATATAAAAGCAGGAAACCTATTAAATATGTAGAAAAAACAGTTACTGGAGTTATTACTAGCAGTATTTCTGAAACGCTAGATGAAAAAGGAGTAAGTCCAGTTTTAACTAATAAGTTAGCAGATGATATTTATGCGTGGACTATAGATTTTAGAAGACTTCAAAAAGGCGATAGATTTAAAGTAATTTATACAGATAAGTATATTGATGATACCATTTATGGTGGTATACATGATGTAAAAGCGGCCTATTTTGAACATAATAAAGAACCTTTCTACGCTTTTCAATTTGAAACAGATTCTGTAAAAGGCATTATAGATTATTTTAACGAAGAAGCAAAAAATTTAAGACGTGCCTTTTTAAAAGCACCTGTTAAATTTAGTCGTATTTCATCACGATATAATTTAAGACGTAGAATAGCAGTTTATGGCTATAAATTGCGTCCGCATAAAGGAACCGATTTTGCAGCCCCAATAGGTACTCCCATAATGGCTACCGCAAACGGAACAGTTACAAAATCTGAGTACAGAGGAGGTAATGGAAACTATGTAAAAATAAGGCATAATGCCACTTATGAAACACAATATTTACACATGAAAAAGCGAAATGTTAAAGTTGGAGATTTTGTAAAACAAGGCGATGTTATTGGATGGGTAGGTATGACCGGAAATACTGGTGGGCCACATGTTTGCTATCGTTTTTGGGTTAATGGTAGGCAGGTAGATCCGTTTAAACAAAAATTACCAGAGGCTAAACCTATTTCAGATTCATTAAAAGTAAAATACTTAGACTATATAAAGCCTATAAAGTATAAGTTAGATAACATTTATTTTGAACCAGAAATAATTGAAGAAGAACAACAAGTACAAACTTTAATAAAACAATCAAATTCATAA
- the pgi gene encoding glucose-6-phosphate isomerase, which produces MSLPTINPTSTEAWKKLQNHFKEVSNLHMKDLFEQDSNRANKFTIKWDDFYVDYSKNRITEETFQYLLELADNVKLKEAIQSQFSGEKINQTEGRAVLHTALRAPESAVVTVDGENVIPEVYNVRRKIETFTNEVVNGERKGYTGKPFTHVVNIGIGGSDLGPAMVVDALQYYKNHLTTYFVSNVDGDHVNEIIKKLNPETTLFVVVSKTFTTQETLSNANTIKEWFLKSGTQEDIAKHFVAVSTNLEAVKNFGIDSNNIFPMWDWVGGRFSLWSAVGLSISLAVGYDNYASLLLGANKMDEHFKNEAFANNIPVVLGLISIWYNNFFNAESEAVIAYSQYMNQFATYLQQGIMESNGKSVDRNGNPIEYQTGTLIWGEPGTNSQHAFFQLIHQGTKLIPADFIGFTKSLHGNQDHQDKLISNFLAQTEALLNGKTENQVKDEGTQKDIIPFKVFEGNKPTNTIFIKKLTPESLGKLIAMYEHKIFVQGVIWNIFSYDQFGVELGKQLATKILQEFNSVVTNQHDSSTTNLLNFYKNNK; this is translated from the coding sequence ATGTCATTACCAACTATTAATCCAACATCTACAGAAGCTTGGAAAAAACTTCAAAATCATTTTAAAGAAGTAAGTAATTTACATATGAAAGATTTGTTTGAGCAAGACAGCAATAGAGCAAACAAATTCACCATAAAATGGGATGATTTTTATGTAGATTATTCTAAAAACAGAATTACAGAAGAAACATTTCAGTATTTATTAGAATTAGCCGATAATGTTAAGCTAAAAGAAGCCATTCAAAGTCAGTTTTCTGGTGAAAAAATTAATCAGACTGAAGGTAGGGCAGTATTGCATACAGCTTTAAGAGCACCAGAATCTGCTGTTGTAACTGTTGATGGAGAAAATGTAATTCCAGAAGTTTATAACGTTAGAAGAAAAATTGAAACCTTTACTAATGAAGTAGTAAATGGAGAAAGAAAAGGTTATACAGGTAAACCTTTTACCCATGTTGTAAATATAGGTATTGGTGGTTCAGATTTAGGACCTGCCATGGTGGTAGATGCATTACAATATTACAAAAACCATTTAACCACTTATTTTGTTAGTAATGTAGATGGTGATCATGTAAATGAAATTATAAAAAAATTAAACCCAGAAACTACACTGTTTGTAGTAGTTTCTAAAACCTTTACAACTCAAGAAACCCTGTCTAACGCCAATACCATAAAAGAATGGTTTTTAAAATCGGGTACGCAAGAAGATATAGCAAAACATTTTGTAGCGGTTTCTACAAACCTTGAAGCTGTAAAAAACTTTGGCATAGACTCTAATAATATTTTCCCAATGTGGGATTGGGTTGGTGGTCGTTTTTCACTTTGGAGTGCTGTGGGATTGTCAATTAGTTTAGCTGTAGGTTATGATAATTATGCTAGTTTGCTTTTAGGAGCCAATAAAATGGATGAACATTTTAAAAATGAAGCCTTTGCAAATAATATTCCTGTAGTATTAGGTTTAATAAGCATATGGTATAATAACTTTTTTAATGCCGAAAGTGAAGCCGTTATTGCATATTCTCAGTATATGAATCAGTTTGCAACCTATTTGCAACAAGGCATTATGGAAAGTAACGGAAAGAGTGTTGATAGAAACGGAAATCCTATTGAATATCAAACAGGAACATTAATTTGGGGAGAACCAGGTACCAACTCACAACATGCGTTTTTCCAATTAATTCATCAAGGAACAAAATTAATTCCAGCAGATTTTATTGGGTTTACTAAATCTTTACATGGTAACCAAGACCATCAAGATAAGCTCATTTCTAACTTTTTAGCCCAAACAGAAGCGCTTTTAAATGGTAAAACAGAAAACCAAGTAAAAGATGAGGGAACGCAAAAAGATATCATTCCTTTTAAAGTATTTGAAGGCAACAAACCAACAAATACTATATTTATTAAAAAACTCACACCTGAAAGTTTAGGAAAACTAATAGCTATGTATGAACATAAAATATTTGTTCAAGGTGTTATTTGGAATATTTTTAGTTATGACCAGTTTGGAGTAGAATTAGGAAAACAATTAGCAACTAAAATATTACAAGAGTTTAATAGTGTGGTAACAAACCAACATGACTCTTCTACAACTAATTTGTTAAATTTTTACAAAAACAATAAATAG
- a CDS encoding TonB-dependent receptor → MKKTTQFLLMAVAMLFTTAIIAQSTITGTVIDSELNTPLPGANVVEKGTSNGVSTDFDGNFKLTTQATAGEIAISYVGYGTVTVAFNGSANLGNITIKPDNSLEEIVIIGSGVIDLAEDRKTPIAVSTIKANRIQEKAGNSDLPELLKSTPSVHTTQRGGFGDGQMFLRGFDQTNTAFLLNGQPINGAEDGKMYWSNWSGVLDVAQAVQVQRGLGSSKLAISSVGGTVNIVTKTIDKKEGGFIQQMIGNDGYTKTSASYSTGMSEKGFAFTALLGHWRGDGYVDHTEGQGQTYFLSFGYKVNDNHVLNLMLTGAPQWHAAAGSADLIDFLEEDRGRRYNSWNATNVDSPNNLASGVYPGGRNIYHKPVANINWDWNINDKSSLSTVLYGSLGRGAFVQSQFSSGVATYARGSNNNHNWYGLVSNYNNELNENLSFNVGADVRLYNGVHFRSVNEFFTVDSVSDSSIYNGGAYEVTKAYGGINPWNILFNTNDDHAQRLHPYYDYEEDINYLGVFGQIEYSKDKFSAFFQGSASTQSHVRTEYGNSSTEGKGEKSETVNNPGFNVKLGGAYNINVNNIVFLNTGYYSRQPYHSDLFIDDRGSNQLNPLSDENQKITGIEAGYKYIGEKISANLNLYYTIWDNRIDYDSEDTDDDNIADVFYSTSPIKQVHMGGELELFARPTDNLELQGFLSVGNWEYDGDVTLIKTVEGGGAPVEVGTSYIDGAKVGNAAQFTAGIGAKYEILPRFKVDANWNQFDKLYGNANYGGSEFSNPDNRGSIELPSFDTVDLGLSYKWLLGKNDQNSLQFRLNVNNLFDEVYLEYSDENKHVEAGDESWKGVNVENRVRFGYGRTWNFSLRYNF, encoded by the coding sequence ATGAAAAAAACTACTCAATTTTTGTTAATGGCTGTAGCTATGTTATTTACTACTGCTATTATTGCTCAAAGTACAATTACAGGTACTGTAATTGATTCAGAATTAAATACGCCACTACCAGGTGCAAATGTTGTTGAGAAAGGAACTTCTAATGGTGTTTCAACTGATTTTGACGGGAACTTTAAATTAACAACGCAAGCTACTGCAGGAGAAATTGCTATCTCTTATGTAGGGTACGGAACAGTAACTGTAGCTTTTAATGGTAGTGCTAATTTAGGTAACATTACTATTAAACCAGACAACTCATTAGAAGAAATTGTAATAATTGGTTCTGGAGTCATTGATTTAGCTGAAGATAGAAAAACACCTATAGCGGTTTCTACAATTAAAGCTAACAGAATTCAAGAAAAAGCAGGTAACTCTGATTTACCTGAGTTATTAAAGTCTACACCATCTGTACATACAACACAACGCGGAGGTTTTGGAGACGGACAAATGTTCTTAAGAGGATTTGATCAAACTAATACAGCTTTTTTACTTAATGGTCAACCAATTAATGGTGCTGAAGATGGTAAAATGTATTGGTCTAACTGGTCTGGAGTGTTAGATGTAGCTCAAGCAGTACAAGTACAACGTGGTTTAGGATCATCAAAATTAGCTATTTCTTCTGTTGGTGGTACTGTAAACATTGTAACAAAAACCATTGATAAAAAAGAAGGAGGATTTATACAACAAATGATAGGGAATGATGGTTATACTAAAACGTCTGCTTCTTACTCTACAGGAATGTCTGAAAAAGGTTTTGCTTTTACAGCTTTATTAGGGCACTGGAGAGGTGATGGATATGTTGACCATACTGAAGGTCAAGGTCAAACGTATTTCTTATCTTTTGGTTATAAAGTAAATGATAACCATGTTTTAAATTTAATGTTAACAGGAGCTCCTCAATGGCATGCTGCTGCAGGAAGTGCAGATTTAATTGATTTTTTAGAAGAAGACAGAGGAAGACGTTACAATAGTTGGAATGCAACTAATGTAGATAGTCCAAATAATTTAGCAAGTGGTGTTTACCCTGGCGGACGTAATATTTATCATAAACCAGTAGCAAACATAAACTGGGATTGGAATATTAATGATAAATCATCTTTATCAACTGTTTTATATGGTTCTTTAGGTAGAGGTGCATTTGTTCAATCACAATTTTCTAGTGGTGTTGCAACTTATGCAAGAGGCTCTAATAATAACCACAACTGGTATGGTTTAGTATCTAATTATAATAATGAATTAAATGAAAACCTAAGCTTTAATGTAGGTGCAGATGTACGTTTATATAATGGTGTTCACTTTAGAAGTGTAAACGAATTTTTTACTGTTGATTCTGTAAGTGATTCTAGTATTTATAATGGTGGAGCTTATGAAGTAACTAAAGCTTACGGAGGAATTAACCCATGGAACATCTTATTTAATACTAATGATGATCATGCGCAACGTTTACACCCTTATTATGATTATGAAGAAGATATCAATTATTTAGGTGTATTTGGTCAAATAGAATATTCTAAAGATAAATTTTCTGCATTTTTCCAAGGATCTGCCTCTACACAATCACACGTTAGAACAGAATATGGTAACTCTTCAACAGAAGGTAAAGGAGAAAAATCAGAAACAGTTAATAACCCAGGATTTAATGTAAAGTTAGGGGGAGCTTATAATATTAATGTAAATAATATTGTATTCTTAAATACAGGTTATTATTCTCGTCAACCTTACCATAGTGATTTATTTATTGATGATAGAGGTTCAAACCAATTAAATCCATTAAGTGATGAAAACCAAAAAATAACAGGTATTGAAGCTGGATATAAATATATAGGAGAAAAAATATCAGCAAACTTAAACTTATACTATACTATTTGGGATAACAGAATTGATTATGATTCTGAAGATACTGATGACGATAATATTGCTGATGTATTTTATTCTACAAGCCCTATCAAACAAGTTCATATGGGTGGAGAGTTAGAATTATTTGCTAGACCAACAGATAATTTAGAATTACAAGGGTTTTTATCTGTAGGTAATTGGGAATATGACGGCGATGTAACACTTATTAAAACTGTAGAAGGTGGAGGTGCACCAGTAGAAGTAGGAACAAGTTATATTGATGGCGCTAAAGTTGGTAATGCTGCTCAATTTACAGCTGGTATTGGAGCCAAATATGAAATATTACCAAGATTTAAGGTAGATGCCAATTGGAACCAATTCGATAAACTTTACGGTAATGCTAACTACGGAGGAAGCGAGTTCTCAAACCCTGATAATAGAGGTTCTATTGAATTACCATCATTTGATACCGTAGATTTAGGGTTGTCTTACAAATGGTTATTAGGTAAAAATGATCAGAATTCTTTACAATTCCGTTTAAACGTTAACAATTTATTTGATGAAGTTTATTTAGAATATTCTGATGAAAATAAACATGTTGAAGCTGGAGATGAATCTTGGAAAGGTGTTAACGTAGAAAATCGTGTAAGATTTGGGTACGGAAGAACTTGGAACTTTAGCTTAAGATATAATTTCTAA
- a CDS encoding response regulator transcription factor: MNTTIVIADDHPLMLRGLTDFLTSKGFNIVGSATDGKSAYNLIVKLKPEIAILDIRMPYKTGLEIAEDCQKNNLPTKIILITFDKEEEIYDQAKAFNVYGYILKEFAIEEIENCIENVVNNKPYFSEEIASHLNSSPIDSHLEAIKLLTKSELKIVKLISENKTSSDIAEELSISVRTVDKHRSNIVAKLGLDNKPTSLSIWANLNKDHLKNT, translated from the coding sequence ATGAATACTACTATAGTAATCGCTGATGACCACCCTTTAATGTTAAGGGGTTTAACTGATTTTTTAACCTCTAAAGGGTTTAATATTGTTGGTAGCGCCACTGACGGAAAGTCTGCCTACAACTTAATAGTAAAATTAAAACCTGAAATTGCTATTCTTGATATAAGAATGCCTTATAAAACAGGTTTAGAAATAGCCGAAGACTGCCAGAAAAACAACTTACCTACAAAAATTATTTTAATCACTTTTGATAAAGAAGAAGAAATTTATGACCAAGCAAAAGCTTTTAACGTTTATGGTTATATTTTAAAAGAATTTGCTATTGAAGAAATTGAAAACTGTATTGAAAATGTTGTAAATAACAAACCTTATTTTAGTGAAGAAATAGCCTCACACCTAAACTCTAGTCCTATTGATAGTCATTTAGAAGCCATTAAGCTTTTAACAAAATCTGAATTAAAAATAGTAAAACTTATTTCTGAAAATAAAACCAGTAGTGATATTGCCGAAGAACTATCAATATCTGTAAGAACAGTTGATAAGCATAGAAGTAATATAGTTGCTAAATTAGGTTTAGATAATAAGCCCACTTCACTATCAATTTGGGCCAATTTAAATAAAGACCATTTAAAAAATACGTAG
- a CDS encoding TIGR02281 family clan AA aspartic protease, translated as MEKSLQEFLLDKGYTKIKLHLTKTNHFEIKASINGNRGRFILDTGASSSCVGFEAVDTFNLKAEDSVIKAAGAGAIDMDTKMSKKNKVKIGKWRHNKVVLVLFNLTHVNTALMNHNSKPVDGIIGADILKKGKAVIDYQKKYLYLKL; from the coding sequence ATGGAAAAATCTCTACAAGAATTTTTATTAGACAAAGGTTATACTAAAATAAAATTACACCTTACCAAGACCAATCATTTTGAAATTAAAGCTTCAATTAACGGTAATCGCGGGCGTTTTATTTTAGACACTGGAGCATCTAGTTCTTGTGTTGGATTTGAAGCTGTAGATACTTTTAATTTAAAAGCCGAAGATTCTGTTATTAAAGCTGCAGGGGCAGGCGCTATTGACATGGACACTAAAATGTCTAAAAAAAATAAGGTTAAAATTGGAAAATGGCGCCATAATAAGGTTGTTTTAGTACTTTTTAACTTAACGCATGTTAATACTGCCTTAATGAATCACAACTCTAAACCTGTAGATGGTATTATTGGTGCCGATATTTTAAAAAAAGGTAAAGCCGTAATAGATTATCAAAAGAAATATTTATATTTAAAATTGTAA
- a CDS encoding CHAT domain-containing protein — MKKLLYFLVLIHGFCFSQELEEQIYVAAEAFIANPNEASLQILNKQELRFKSQVKTKDEQLALVFLQSHKGYYLQNHSKLKEAITTFEDAVKRFNNNNLSELSDFDIIESCLIPLGNLYTKTGNFTNAENTIKQYSYLAKKKRLLKHEISGAINLSQLYYTLGKHETVIKLTSNFINNPNISKSQKQKLINLKNESKIALGTFSEKTTLNNKLHYKIALQNGNFSKALLEFQKFKKQQLSIKNLTQREIAQIYIEEAQVYHLNNQNKAALKSLEMALQSLIPNTNFNSLPKKELLYAENKFIDIFDLYSNIETNPKLALKSYDLSFHVSHLLKNTWTTQEAKILNETNNRIRSEKCINLLFDAFNNTQNDSLLFKAFEYSENSKVFTLKEMFLKKQRLEKHPTDSLLIKEYNLLKQQEHITSKLVIEQLENNRPTEINNLSKQLSEISLKIKSLKTPISKKYSEFKNLISIQNLQNKLLKDNAVLVEYFYGKQAIYQFIISSTNIKLNKLIETNKAKKVITNYIHLFDDATKINDNVSNYTSQAFNLYQSLNFKEVSAYKNVIIIPDGLLNFVPFETLLNSKTTTTSFSKMPFVVKFQNIAYNSSAFFYLNNNQPKTNNKLLGVFPVFKNSSKHLSFSLQEANAIKKEMPSEILINNNASKTNFIKKAKNYGMLHLSTHASSGNFVKPASIDFYNEKLYVNELYSLNLNSNLVVLSACETGIGKLFKAEGAMSIARGFQYAGAKNLLFSLWQINDLSTSQIMQSFYKSYSNTQSAYYANQMCKLEYLENPSISNAKKSPYYWGAFVYYGELSKPTPKSYLLYGIILGFIFLIILLLRFKHK, encoded by the coding sequence ATGAAAAAATTACTTTACTTTTTAGTCCTCATCCATGGCTTTTGCTTTTCACAGGAACTTGAAGAACAAATTTATGTGGCTGCAGAAGCATTTATAGCTAACCCAAATGAGGCTTCATTACAAATTTTAAATAAACAAGAACTAAGATTTAAATCTCAAGTAAAAACTAAAGATGAACAATTAGCTTTAGTGTTTTTACAAAGCCATAAAGGGTACTACTTACAAAATCATTCTAAGTTAAAAGAAGCCATTACTACTTTTGAAGATGCTGTAAAACGTTTCAATAACAACAACTTATCAGAACTATCAGATTTTGATATTATTGAAAGCTGCCTAATTCCTTTAGGCAACCTATATACCAAAACAGGTAACTTTACCAATGCCGAAAACACCATAAAACAGTACAGTTATTTAGCAAAAAAAAAGAGACTACTTAAACATGAAATTAGTGGAGCCATAAATTTATCGCAACTGTATTACACCTTAGGAAAACATGAAACGGTTATAAAACTCACTTCAAATTTTATTAATAATCCTAATATTAGTAAAAGCCAAAAACAAAAGTTAATTAACCTTAAAAATGAAAGTAAAATTGCGCTTGGAACTTTTTCTGAAAAAACAACTTTAAACAACAAACTTCATTATAAAATAGCACTTCAAAATGGTAATTTTTCAAAGGCTCTATTAGAGTTTCAAAAGTTCAAAAAGCAACAATTATCAATTAAAAATTTAACCCAAAGAGAAATAGCTCAAATTTATATTGAAGAAGCACAAGTTTACCATTTAAACAACCAAAATAAAGCGGCTTTAAAGAGTCTTGAAATGGCGCTACAGTCACTTATTCCCAACACAAATTTTAACAGTTTACCAAAAAAAGAACTGCTTTATGCCGAAAATAAATTCATTGACATTTTTGATCTTTATTCAAATATTGAAACCAACCCCAAATTAGCCTTAAAAAGTTACGATTTAAGTTTCCATGTATCTCATTTACTAAAAAACACATGGACAACACAAGAGGCTAAAATTTTAAATGAAACCAATAATAGAATTAGGAGTGAAAAATGTATTAATTTGCTTTTTGATGCTTTTAACAACACTCAAAACGACTCTCTTTTATTTAAAGCTTTTGAATATTCTGAAAACAGTAAAGTATTCACTTTAAAAGAAATGTTTTTAAAAAAGCAACGTCTAGAAAAACACCCAACAGACAGCCTTTTAATTAAAGAATACAATCTTTTAAAGCAACAAGAACATATTACCAGTAAACTTGTTATTGAACAGTTAGAAAACAATAGACCCACAGAAATAAATAATTTAAGCAAGCAATTAAGCGAGATAAGCCTAAAAATTAAGTCGTTAAAAACACCTATTTCTAAAAAGTATTCAGAATTTAAAAATCTAATTTCAATACAAAACTTGCAAAATAAATTACTAAAAGACAATGCGGTTTTAGTTGAATATTTTTATGGAAAACAAGCCATTTATCAATTTATAATTTCTAGTACTAACATTAAACTAAACAAGCTAATTGAAACCAACAAAGCAAAAAAAGTAATTACTAATTACATTCACCTTTTTGATGATGCTACCAAAATTAATGACAATGTTTCTAATTACACATCGCAAGCATTTAACCTATATCAATCACTAAATTTCAAAGAAGTTTCAGCTTATAAAAACGTCATTATTATTCCAGATGGGTTACTCAATTTTGTACCTTTTGAAACACTTTTAAATTCTAAAACCACTACTACGTCATTCTCTAAAATGCCCTTTGTGGTTAAGTTTCAAAACATAGCTTATAACTCTAGTGCGTTTTTTTATTTAAACAATAACCAACCTAAAACCAATAATAAGTTGTTAGGCGTTTTTCCGGTTTTTAAAAATTCTAGTAAACATCTTTCTTTTTCTTTACAAGAAGCCAATGCTATTAAAAAAGAAATGCCTTCTGAAATACTAATAAATAATAACGCAAGTAAAACCAACTTTATAAAAAAGGCTAAAAATTATGGCATGTTGCACTTATCTACCCACGCAAGTAGTGGTAATTTTGTTAAGCCTGCTAGTATAGATTTTTATAATGAAAAGCTATACGTAAATGAGTTATACAGCCTTAACCTTAACAGTAATTTAGTAGTTTTAAGCGCCTGCGAAACTGGTATTGGCAAACTTTTTAAAGCAGAAGGCGCCATGAGTATTGCTAGAGGTTTTCAATATGCTGGAGCTAAAAACTTACTGTTTTCATTATGGCAGATAAACGATTTATCTACATCTCAAATCATGCAATCGTTTTATAAGAGTTATAGCAACACACAATCGGCTTATTATGCTAACCAAATGTGCAAATTAGAGTATTTAGAAAACCCCTCTATTAGCAATGCTAAAAAATCGCCCTACTATTGGGGTGCTTTTGTGTATTATGGTGAACTATCAAAACCCACGCCTAAATCTTATTTATTGTACGGAATAATTTTAGGATTTATCTTTCTTATTATATTACTTTTACGTTTTAAACATAAATAA